The Penicillium digitatum chromosome 6, complete sequence genome contains the following window.
CCTCCTTACTGGTTGACTAATGAGGGGGTGGACGAGATCGATGTCGGGGAATATAACAAACTTCGGAAGGAATTGTTAACTATCATGAAGGTTGAAGAGACAGAAAAATCCCACAATTTCCATTCAAAAGATGCCGGGGAAACACCGCTACGACTATCAGAGGTTATGGACCAGGCATGGACGACAGGGACGTTTTGGTATTCCCTGGCACTCTCCAGTCCCACGGGTCTTTTCAGTTTGTTCTACGATCACATCCAGCCCTTGTTGTCCACAAAAGGCTCGGATGAGATTGGTGAAATCATGCCCTTTTACTGGGGGAAAGATGTGGGAAAATTTGTGGCGACCAAGCTTGATGATAAGAAGCAATATGACCGTGAGCTTCGACAAGCTTTCGCAGTAAGCGGCTCTGAAGGTGATCTTTCTGATCACACTTGATCTGGACACTTGAACAACAAAGGACTTCGATTGAACAAAGCTCGTCTCAGTGACTGTACAGCTGAGGGAAATTTTCTACTCTCTCCTTATTCATATGAGGGCAATCTTTTTGAGTCTTGATGCTTCTACCCCGCAATCCCTTATTGGCCTGGTTTGTCTCGTGGTTCACCTTTATCCCCTTGCTCAAGGTGTCTTTCAAATGCTTCATCCAGTGCACGGAAACCCTTCTGAGCGTGGTTTGCTTCTCTCTTCCGTTGCGCAGCTCTCCCCGAGGAGCTGATCTGTTGAAGAGATTTGACATCCGCCTTTACTCCCACAATAGCTTCTTCGATTTTGGGTTTGCCAGCTTCACGTTTGTCGGGCATCGTGAAAACTAAACGAACCAAATGGTCAGAACTACTCTGATTTCTAATATTCTTGCTGGCACTCTACCAGACAGGATGTGGAGGACATGAAATAACGAGTAGTTGAAGCTGAAGTTGTTCTTGTGAAGATAATCGGACACTTTGAACTTGCGAAGCGCTAGACTGCCTGAATAAGAAGTCGTTGATGGTTGATGCTTTCTACCAGGCTTTAATACAACAATTGCAGTCCAAAAGCCGAGTTCATGTCGACCCCTCATTTGCAGCATCATTTGGCGTAAACTGAATTTAGCGACGAACATTGAGAAGTAGCGAATCATACCGATCGGTGCGCAATCTTGCATTTGAGGTGCATAATTGTGGGTAGCGAAGGTCAAAGCCTGAGATTGACCAGTGAGATCAAATCGACACAAGTTCAAGCAGTAATGCCGATAAAATTTTGATGGTAGAGCTATTTACAAAGGCCAGGTAATctagaaaatgaaaaaacAAGATTCCTATTGATATTTGTTAGGATCTACGATCTAGTAGATGAGATTATAAAGGCACAATGTAATGTGTTGGTACAGAAATCTACAGTTTCAACAATGTATGGGACGATTAATAGATAGGCATAAAATACCTTGAAATCTCTATAGCTAActaaaaaaacaaaatccgCTTCTTTCTTATTTGTGCGGACAACGCTTAAGTATAATATGCAATTTGCATAGATCGCGCCAATATAGCGGTCCATAGATTTTTCCGGGCATTCTCCTTATCTTCAACTGTATGTCGTGCCATTGTTTTCGACAAAATCTATTGGTCGTCCCATACATCGTTGAAGCCATAGATTTCTGTCACCATGTACTGTACCATTGGTTTTGATAGAAGACAGAAAAGTGATCCATTACCTGGGGAAATGCGGGTCTGCTGAGTATTCCATAGTGCTTCCCAAGGCATGTACAATCTAGGGAGTTTCAGTTTTTCCTACTTCGGCCAGTCAAATGAACGCGGAATAATTGCAGTGGAAACCAGTGGAGACATCTGTAGAAGCCGGGAAAAAGCTCAAATGTATACCTGATCATTAAAAGCCAAACTAATTCAACACATCCTTTGATTGTAGCCTGTGGATAAGCCCTCAGATAACGTGAGGAGACAAGTCACATGGTGACGTTGTACTTCACTCTCTTTCCCCCTTCCTTTCCCCTCTTCTTTTGTTTACTCTCTTCAAATTGTCGCTTCATCGTTCTGGGGCCTCCATTCTCCAATTAATCATGTTAAACACAGAAACAGTTGTCACCGTCTTGCCCGTCCCAATGGAATCATCTCCAAAAACTCTCCCCACCGACCCTAATCCCCGATACAGCAACCACATCATCGTAAGAAAATCCAGATCTACTCTGACTTCAAAGTTAGTAAGATGCTGATATAAAGCATAGTTGACCACTTACCCCGGCCAGAGCGGCATTGAACCCGTGCCCCTCGAGTGGGGCGCTCCCGACGCCAAATCCCGGGGTCCGGTAGTTGTATCCCGCAGCGGGAACCTCGTCAAGCGCCGCAATGCTATCGGCGCCCACGGCGGCAGTTACAGCATTTACAATGCCCTTGCCATTGCCGCTGGAGATTTAGATGCGGATTTCCGACCGGACTTTCGTAACTCTGAGCCGACTTTCAATTTCCCCCCGCAACCTGCCTGGGCGGATAAGAAAAAGATCGTCTCTCTAGATCCTTACGGTCATGACATTGTCAAGCAGTTCAAGGCAGAACTGGAGGCTGGCTGGGATATCCGTCCAACTATGGCGGTCACTCGGGCGAACATGAAACTCGCGGAGATTGCCGATGATGTGAAGAATGGCCTGCTCGAGGTGGACGGGTCTATCCTTGTTGACTCATCCGGCGAGGTTCGGGTCACTAAGGTAGCAGCCGAGCCTGTCTGGTATCTTCCCGGGGTGGCAGAACGATTCGGGGTTGATGAAGGCACTCTTCGTCGAACTTTGTTCGAGCATACCGGTGGGAGCTACCCCGAGCTAATCACTCGGCCTGATCTGAAAACCTTCCTGCCACCAATCGGAGGCCTTACCGTGTACATCTTCGGCCCACCAGAGCGAATTGCGGACGAGAATGTCAAGCTAGCTCTGCGTGTGCACGATGAGTGTAATGGCAGTGATGTCTTCCAGTCAGATATCTGTACCTGCCGACCGTACTTGGCATTCGGTATTCGTGAAGCAATCCGAGAGGCTCAGAACGGCGGCAGTGGTGTGGT
Protein-coding sequences here:
- a CDS encoding GTP cyclohydrolase-2, yielding MLNTETVVTVLPVPMESSPKTLPTDPNPRYSNHIILTTYPGQSGIEPVPLEWGAPDAKSRGPVVVSRSGNLVKRRNAIGAHGGSYSIYNALAIAAGDLDADFRPDFRNSEPTFNFPPQPAWADKKKIVSLDPYGHDIVKQFKAELEAGWDIRPTMAVTRANMKLAEIADDVKNGLLEVDGSILVDSSGEVRVTKVAAEPVWYLPGVAERFGVDEGTLRRTLFEHTGGSYPELITRPDLKTFLPPIGGLTVYIFGPPERIADENVKLALRVHDECNGSDVFQSDICTCRPYLAFGIREAIREAQNGGSGVVIYFRKEGRALGEVIKYLVYNARKRGGDTADKYFTRTENIAGVRDMRFQALMPDILHWLGITKIDRMLSMSNMKHDAIVDSGIQIIERIPIPDEMIPSDSRVEIDAKIQSGYFTTGKQLTNEDLAQVRGRGWEKWEDISH